One Capsicum annuum cultivar UCD-10X-F1 chromosome 2, UCD10Xv1.1, whole genome shotgun sequence genomic window carries:
- the LOC107859064 gene encoding berberine bridge enzyme-like 13, producing the protein MTTFKKLTIFLFLSLCLSPSWANNTHDDFLECLHHKFRNSNSVSQGIYTPKNSSYSTIYNSFLGNRRITSDSKPSIIFTPSDESQIQAAIHCSKKHDLQIRIRGGGHDYEGLSYISETVFVIIDLRNLRSISIDTKDKTAWIQAGATLGEVYYRIAEKSKTLAFVAGVCPTVGVGGHFSGGGYGMMSRKFGTAADNIIDAKLIDANGKIHDRESMGEDLFWAIRGGGGTSFGLITSWKVKLLDIPEKVTVFNVTRTLEQNATQLVYKWQHIAHKVDDNLLLRLFLKSSQSPFSRGQRTIHAFFTTLFLGGVDELLPEMQKSFPELGLVKEDCIEMTWIESILFFAGFPRGIPIELLPIIWKFTSNNQTSFFKGKSDYVQRPISINGLEGIWKLFNQVGENAAELQFSPYGGELSEFSESETPFPHRAGNIFMIHYGVNWEKMESSEKHLSWIRKLYGYMARYVSKSPRAAYFNYRDLDLGVNNKGNTSYAQARIWGEKYFKNNFDRLVKVKTKVDPTNFFRNEQSIPPLLSKA; encoded by the coding sequence ATGACTACTTTCAAGAAGTTAAcaatctttctctttctctcactTTGCCTTTCACCATCATGGGCCAACAACACTCATGATGACTTTCTTGAATGCCTTCATCACAAATTTAGGAACTCAAACTCAGTATCACAAGGCATCTACACTCCTAAAAACTCATCATATTCCACCATTTATAACTCCTTTTTAGGTAATCGTAGGATAACCTCCGACTCCAAACCATCTATTATTTTCACTCCTAGTGATGAGTCTCAAATTCAGGCAGCTATACATTGTTCCAAGAAGCATGACCTACAGATCAGAATTCGAGGCGGTGGACATGACTATGAGGGACTTTCATACATTTCTGAAACCGTTTTTGTCATTATTGATCTTAGGAACCTAAGATCAATCTCCATTGATACCAAAGACAAAACTGCTTGGATTCAAGCTGGCGCGACCCTTGGGGAAGTTTACTATAGAATTGCGGAGAAAAGTAAAACATTAGCCTTTGTTGCTGGGGTTTGTCCAACTGTTGGAGTTGGTGGACACTTTAGTGGTGGAGGCTATGGCATGATGTCACGAAAATTCGGTACAGCTGCTGATAACATCATCGATGCTAAGCTAATCGATGCCAATGGAAAAATCCATGATCGAGAATCAATGGGTGAGGATCTCTTTTGGGCTATTAGAGGAGGTGGAGGGACTAGTTTTGGTCTCATTACCTCATGGAAGGTGAAGTTACTCGATATTCCAGAAAAGGTGACCGTATTCAATGTGACACGAACCTTGGAACAAAATGCAACTCAACTAGTCTACAAATGGCAACATATCGCGCACAAAGTTGATGATAATCTTCTCCTCAGGCTCTTCCTGAAGAGTAGTCAATCTCCATTCAGCCGTGGGCAAAGGACTATCCACGCCTTTTTCACTACATTGTTCCTTGGAGGAGTGGATGAACTTCTTCCCGAAATGCAAAAGAGCTTCCCGGAACTAGGATTAGTGAAAGAAGATTGCATTGAGATGACTTGGATCGAATCTATACTCTTCTTTGCCGGTTTCCCAAGGGGCATACCAATTGAGTTGTTACCAATAATTTGGAAATTCACCTCTAATAATCAAACCTCATTCTTCAAAGGGAAATCAGACTATGTCCAACGTCCAATTTCTATAAATGGTCTTGAAGGTATATGGAAACTATTCAACCAAGTAGGTGAAAATGCAGCCGAATTACAGTTTAGTCCCTATGGAGGAGAGTTGAGTGAATTCTCTGAATCTGAAACACCTTTTCCTCATAGAGCTGGAAACATATTCATGATCCATTATGGTGTGAATTGGGAAAAAATGGAAAGTTCTGAAAAACATCTATCTTGGATTCGAAAACTTTATGGATACATGGCTAGGTATGTGTCAAAATCTCCTAGAGCTGCATATTTCAACTATAGAGATCTTGATTTGGGAGTGAACAACAAAGGAAACACAAGCTATGCACAAGCAAGAATTTGGGGGGAGAAATATTTCAAGAACAACTTTGATAGATTGGTGAAAGTGAAGACTAAAGTTGATCCAACAAATTTCTTTAGGAATGAACAAAGTATTCCTCCTCTATTGTCTAAAGCTTAG